GTTGACTCCAGATATCAGGATCATCTCAGCGATGTTCTGCCGTCCATGTTCTGCTGCTATGTGCAATGCAGTTTGAAGCCGCTGTAAGAAACAATTGTTGATAAATGAATGCAGAAACCATTTCCTTAAATCACTGAAATCATGACTGCATTTACATGTGAAACACTCACATTGTCAAAGATGTCCAGGTCACATCCTGCATCGATAAGATCCTTTACTATTCCTATGGAGTTGTTAAGCACTGCCAGGTGTAGAGCTGAAGTATGTTGCTAGAAAAGAAATATGTCCATAAATGCTGCGTTTTTGTAAAGTTTGCCATGTTTTAGCTTctgattcacaaataatgtaaatttgCAAACATGCCCACCTCATCCACATTATAAtcctattaaattaattattttatcagtatATATTTCTGTTGTCTGGACATGGGCTTTTTTGAATGTGCTCTGgatgtgtgcatgcatgtgtatttCCTAACATTCTCTCCTGCTCTACAGTAAACATTATACTTTTTGATAGCAATCAATATTATGCATTTAGTACTCACTGTGTCTACTGAATCCAGATTGATCCCTGCCTGTACCAGCAGTTTGACCTCACTTTCTGAGCCATGCTGGGCCACCAGATGAAGAGCTGTCCTGTTACTCTATAAAAAGAAACACATTACCATGTGCTTTAACTTGATGCACTAAACAAATTTGAAAATCTCACTGATTATAAAGACAGctgaatatgaatataaaacaatgtacTCACATTAGTAAGCTCATTGACATTGCAGCCAGCCTCCAGCAACAGTCTGATACACTCATAATGCCCTCCTTCAGCTGCCAAATGTAAAGCCGTCATGCCATCCTAATAAATGTTCACAATGTAAAGCAAATAAACAACACCATAaccaaaaaaatgtgcaaatgcaGACAAAAATGAGGTctaattacaatgtttttttcatcaATGCTCTCCCCGATCTCTATGATCTTCTGTAGGACGTCGCTGTGGCCTTGCTTCGCTGCCAAATGCAGTGCAGTGTTTTCCTCCTGCAGTTCATAAACACCATATTATTGCTGCATCAGTGTTCATTATTACTTTATCGTTTGTCAATGCCAGTATTTTTCCattctttgcatgtttttgttttggttagtttaacaaaccaaagtAGGGGACATAAGGTATTCACTGTCCTCTACTTTGGCACTTTGAATCCAAATAGTAGAGAAAATCTAATTAGCACACACTGAGGGGCGTCTGTGCACCCGTGACTTGTGCTGTCCCTTACCTTATCCTTGAGGTCACGAGCACAGCCCATACCAATGAGAAACTCCACCACCTCCAGGTGTCCATGCTCTGCGGCCAAATGAAACGCTGTCTTACCTGACTGACACACCAGATGGAGACAAGTTAGAAAGGACATAATGTAATACACTCTTAAAGGACACCTGTTTACaaaatggaccacaaaaccagtctcaagttgcacgggtatatttgtagcaataagcaaaaatgcattgtatgggtcaaaatgattgatttttcttttatggcaaaaatcattaggatatgaagtaaagatcatgttccatgaagatcttttgtaaatttcctaccgtgaatacatcaaaacttaatttttgattagtaatatgcactgctaaaaacttaatttggacaactttaaaggcgattttaatattttgatttttttggaccctcagctttcaaattttcaaacagtttgtatcttgaccaaatattgtcctatcctaacaaaccatgcatcaatggaaagcttattcattcagcttttaatttcgaaaaactgacccttatgactggttttgtggttcagggtcacatataactcTCAGGTGttcccagaatgtgtctgtggagtttcatttattatatattactttgaaaatgcctattctGAGTGGAAGCAGACACACACTggtttcgtgcatgtctctttaaatgcaaatgagccgcagctccccgcccccttttgcagaatagagctgtgcatttacagttcatacctcagatactctgtaAAAAAGCAAAATCTGACGCGTtcgttttttcacatgcttgcagataAAGTCTTACTAAAACAAAGTTACTTGtcctttttcacgttttctgggttgTTAGATTCACCAGAGACacaattatagcacttaaacactgaaaaagtcaggatttcatgatatgtcacctttataATGCCTTTTGTGTAATGGAAAGGTTCAATGGATGTTAAAGGGTATTCATAAAACcataaacctttatttttgagtgtAGTTTCCATTAAGGTTTTACAGCTTTACTGTCAATGTCTTGACAAAAAGCACTATAAAACTACTCCAGACCAGAATATTGATTGTGTGTTATTGGTATTATTGATCTACTTTGCAGAACATCTAATGGGGCATAAATCTCATCCTAAGCTCATGTGTAATGTGAAATAGTACAGGATAGTACTTCATAATACATGTGCCACAATCATATTGACTGTgcatgattcatttattttctacacctctgaattaagtttttataaccAAGGTTGTGGAAGCAGACAAAAATAATAGCAAATcaatccaaacaaacaaaagatcCAATAAACTTCTCATGGATAAAATTTTGCCATGTCCTACTCTATACAAATTACATTAGAATTCTATGGagcttttttgtcctttttatgCTTGACAGCTTCACAAGTCAACAAACTTTTTCCTTAAGACAATTCCTTCCTCAAAGTCATTCCTTGAAAATGTTTAACTGGTATTTGCGTGAACACTGTGCAATCATCACAGCTGTTATCAGTCTCTTAGATGAAAAACACCTGTCCTCTGCTTTCTACTTCTACTTTCTACTTTGAATCAATGCATAAAACTGAGCTTCAAAAGACTTACATCATTTATGAAATCTTTTGCTAATCTTTGTTTTCAAGCATCTGCAAATACAGTATGTAGGTGATGTAatcaaaacagaacaaactaaCTTTTTTGACAAATGATGTCAAACTGATCTTATACATTTGTACTGGTCAAACACACTTTCAGAATTTTCTCTAGCACAAAAGCACCTTGAAATGTTACAATACATCGGAAAACAACACCCATTCTGTCCCATAACTTTGTCTGTGCTCTATTTTTTAGCAGGGAACTGAGGATACAAGTCTGTGTAATAAAAGACACTGTACTTTAAGATCACACAGAATGAGCACATGAGCTTCTCACCTTGTCAGCTTTATTAAGCTGCACGTTTTCCAGATCTTCCATGATATAGTCCAAAATACTGATGTGACCCTTCTGGGCAGCACAGTGCAAAAGATTCAAGCCATTCTGAAAGTATAAAAAAGACAATTCAATCAGTGAGATGCACTGAAATGAAAGCCTGAATGTAGGTCAGTGCACACACTCATCTCATTTGTATTGGTTAGTAGACTTTAAAGGCCTTAAATGGCTTCAGAACACTATCCATCAAGAGCATAGTCAACCGTGAGAGAGCAGAGCACATCACGTGAGATGGTTCCACTGCCTTCTTATAGCATATCTGAAATTGACCAGGATTTTGCCAATAGAAACTTACTTTGTTTTCACAGGTGAGCTTCGCCCCAGTTGAGACAAGGATCTTTAGGATTGAGAGGTGACCAAACCATGCCGCTAAGAGCAGAGCATTCATACCaaactggaaaacaaaaatgtatacaacATTCTGGTAAAATGTATTGCTTGCTTAAATGTATTGCTGTGAGTCACTTAAAAGTGTCcaccaaatgcataaatgtaaaaattttaataacagagcttaattgactttttttaaccaaaagCATATGGAATGACATAATGAGATATGCTATATACTCAAAATAATCCATTTTTAACaattagaatattttttaatattattttagttttattttaaattagttacGCCCACATTActgctttaaattgtatttttcaaatgaaaGTAACTCTACAGGATTGTTTACAtaaactgcaaaaacaaaaatgtgattcaaAAATGTTGACCATTTAGAGCATCTAAAAAGATAAGCAGTTTTacttaaacattaacattaattttaatcttaaatttagttttgacattttaattatcCATTGCATTTCATGCCCACTCTGTTACTGTGAAAATTTTGTGcacctaatttatttatttattttgccaaaTGCATGTGGAATGACACAAAAACTATTTGACATCCTataatttatctaaaaatatttttcttttaaaaaacatttttcagaattttgtaaTTCTCTGTAtaattttatcaaataattaaaatattatgcattCAGCTCTTagtatatgaaaaaaaagtatattctataaaaaaaaaaaaatcacacacttGCACTTCTACGTCTATATAAAttttaacctaaaataatcCAAAATGTAATCATGatgattcttattaaaaaaaaaaaaatccccatgCAAATATTAGTCAACTACTCAATTATCTAAAAAAAGTTTTGCCTTGCATTTCAGGGCTGCTCTTTGTTTCTATAATCATTGTTCGTCTAACAAACTCATAGCCTCCAGTAATTTACAGGGCACATGGTGAATAGCAGCCCATTAAAGATTTATCCAGTGGAGCAGTATTTCACTTATTTATGCTTATACAGCAAGTAAACAAggattttataaacaaaatgcatttgacACGTACGCTGTCCATATCATCCACCTCCATGTCGTGGTCTAGCAGCAGACGCACTGCCTGCTCACTGCCGGCTCCAGCTGCCCAGTGCAAGGCCTTACGGTCCATCTGTAAAACCAAAATCACGTGCAAAAATGAAACATCCACACTGACTTAGGAGCCATTGTCTTCGCCATGGTTTTAAGTGATAAATACTGTTGTCTGGGGTAAAATAAGGGTCATATCCTGTGCTTTTGTGTTTTCAACACTGTGGTGCATAactgggaaaaaacaaaaacaaaacattccaGTCGGAGAAATTGGCATGGTGGATGGCAACATAACTTCCTCTGACACAGCTTCCTGTACATTCTGCATGCTTCGCTCAGCTTTCTTCAACGTGCAGTCATGTTCAGAAGTGTACATCgtggtttattttgttatttattgcaTCTTATTGTGACCAAATCTGGTCAAGGAGCCAAATTTAAACTGTTCCAATGGCAtttataaacatctttactAAAAAGACTGCTTTAGATGGTCTAGTATAATTCACATAATCAATTCCGTGCATGTAGATTTGCATTGTTCAAATGTTTCTGCATTGGCTATATCTCACCTTATTTTTGACTTTGATGTCCACACCTCTTCTGATGAGCTCCTGCATTTTCTCTGTGTCGTTCCTCTTCGCAGCATCATGAAACTCCTTCTCTGAGCGAAGCACTGGAGTGAAATAAGAGTGGAATGTGACAGAGgtcagttgaggtcaaaagtttacatacaccttgcagaatctgcaaaatgttaattatttgaccaaaataacagggatttagtactgacctaaatactagtccacaagagaaaataatagtttaatttataaaagagacccagttcaaaagtttacatacacttgatccttaaaactgtgttgttacctcaatgatccatagctgtgttttttttattagtgattTGTTTGCTCTGAACAGTTAacctgcccactgttcttcagaaaaatccttcagatcccacaaattctttggtttttcagcatttttgtacatttgaaccctttccaacaatgactgtgtgattttgagatccgtcttttcacactgaggacaactgagggacacacatgcaactgttacagaagcttcaaattctcactgatgcttcagaaggaaaaacgatgcattaagagacaaatttgaatttgaagatctgggtcaatttaactaattttgtcttctgggaaacatgcatcTTCcgtaacaaaaaaacatacacagctGTGGGGTGTAACAACACAggattaagaatcaagcgtatgtaaacttttgaatgggatcattatttcttataaattcaactattattttcttttgtgaaagaaggaaaaacgatgcattaagagccggggggtaaaaacttctgaacagaatgaagatgtctacatttttcttattttgcctaaatatcataacaatataaatagacaaaataagtgaaatttactcTGAACTTCAAATTTAATGCTCATAATTACTTCTgaacatatacagttgaagtcaaaagtttacatacagaatatgcaaaatgttcattattttaccaaaataaatacaaaatgcatgttattattcatttagtactgacctgaataagatatttgtaataaaagacgtttacatatcgGTCACCataacatgctttttgtatgatccctcttattttggtaaaataaataacattttccagattctgcaaggtgtatgtaaacttcatATGGTGTATACAGATACAAACATTAGCAGGATGCATGACTGTCCACATCAACAAtattttagtttcttattcttgATTATATTCTATTcttacatattttatacatagttttatacatacatacaaaatataataaacatatatacgtttttaaaaatatagttacacaatatttataataaataataatatcagaAAACATTCGGTTGAGCTGGGTGTAACTTAACTGACAGATCAACCCAGCCCTACTTAATAAGGCTctttattgttgtattgttttactataACTATTCAGTACCCACAGTTAGTTTTATAAGccatataatacaatattttagcCACTGAATATATGTTTCTCACTTGCCCTAGTTAGTGTCCGTACCGCACTACAACAACACTgtctatattttttcttttcagtgttttaaCACTCACATATATCGTCTTCAGACACCAGTCCGTCTTCCATTGTCATTAATCGACGGTGTGTTATGTCTCCGATGGGCTCATCTTCTGATGTGTCTATATTTTCATCTTTTAATGTGATGTTCGGCTGTTTCTGTGTGATTCCCACACATCCGAGCTCAAGCCTGCCGCTTTGGGAAATGACGAATCCTGCTGAAGCGAAGGAAGCTTTGgctaatgaatattaattagcttACGCCATGCGCTTAAGTCACATCCAATGGCGGCTTGAGACTCATGAATAATAAACAGGGTGTGTCGACGTAGCCTGGTGACATTCTAATGCCGAAAGACTAGTTATGTATAGTTAAATATATTCGAGTTTATCGCCATCCGGGTAAATAATGTGACAGACAGCAGatgtcatttttatgtcatCATATACAGTGAAAGTTAAACATCTGCATCCTTAAGTGAACATACAAGAACAAATAGTAACCTACTTaaacatgataattaaaaaatgtatgtatatgatTTAGTGTAAACAAAAAAGATATTATAGATATGCAGATATTATTGGTTTTTATTCGATGACATGCATGATACAGCACACTACatgcaataatatatatatatatatatatatacatatatagaatATTATATCCCACATAAGGCTATACGCCTTCCGggtatttttaattcatttataagGTCTCATCTTTATTTTATGCTCGTCaccaaataattaaattcattatttgttGTCATCaggcttttttcatttttcatggaTTCATTTTCTTATCggattttttctttgttgtgaAACAATAGGCAGTTGAgcttgtttgtctgtctgttgaCTTCAGGTAAACTAACATGAATGCTGGACAAATGTTGACCTGTTTGAACAAAGAACGCTGTGACATTATTATAAGAAACCTCCACTAGGGAGAGCTGCAGACTCACAGACTGTGACACGTTTCTAGCAAGCTTCACTTCCAAAATTCATTTCAGCCCAATTTCGTATTTCATGCACAGCTGTTGGGGGCTAATAGGCCATTTAAAGATTGTGAGCCACAAACAGAGTTAATTTGTGCTTGCATAGATGCATAAAACTGTTAAGCAATAGCAATGCATGCTGGATAGTGAAGCAATCCAATATGCTTGTCAGAAGAAACCACTGTGGACAAGGCCAAGTGGGAATGCAATTATCATGTTTTTGTTCAACAATTCAAGGAGAAAGTCTTAACAGAATAGTTCACCCCTAGGCTGAAAATGTTcaaagatttggagaaatttagcattacatcacttgctcaccaatgaatccattgcagtgaatgggtgccttCAGAATgcgagtccaaacagctgataaaaacatcacaataatccacactgctctagtccatcaattaacatcttgtgaagtgaaaagttgcGTGTGTGAAatttatcaagacatttttaacttaaagaaatggcctttttaaaattattttccttAGTTTTTATCGAACTAAAATAGGCCTTCTATCTGTTCCAATaaggaaacaaactcatctacatcttaggtGGCCTAaaggtgaaaacattttcatcagattttcattttGCAAACTACAAAAGTATGACTTGATCAACAGGTTTTGAAAATGTGCAAATAAAAGATCCAGCTCTGCATAACAGAACAGATCATTTAAGAGCAACATTGTTTATACTAAACAaactttcaaaaatgaaatgaaattgacATTTTAGACAGTAATAAGATGTGACTGTTGTCACAAGTCATTACAAGCATCTTTAGCTTTTtaggttttcattttcatttttaatcttacTATGTGCAACAAAACCATAACTCTTGACAGTCTGACGAAATAGTCTCATGTTAAATCACACTAAATTTAAACAGGGCTGCCAACTCTCACACATTAAGCATGAGGTGCATGTAGTTGACACTGTTTTCACACTTTTGTGCTAAATGTCCATTTTCTCACACTGGGCCACTGATGTGACATCTGTCTGTATGAGTTCTTCCGTACATACACTTGAagtcaaaagtgcaaaaaatgcaaaatgttaattattttaccaaaataagagggatcatacaaaatgcatgttattttttatttagtactgacctgaataagatgttttacataaaagacgtttatgtttcacaagagaaaataatagtttgaatttataaaaattactgttcaaaagtttacatacgcttgattcttaatactaagttgttacatgaatgatccacagatatgtttttttgtttgcttgttttttttttcagcatttttgtgcatttgaacctgaaccctttccaacaatgactgtatgatcatatgcaactattacagaacattcaaacgctcactgatgctctataAGGAATTACGAGcattgaatttgaagatcagggtaaatttaacttattttgtcttctgggaaacatgtaagtatcttctgtagcttctgaagggcagtactaaatgaaaaaaaaatatgatatttaggcaaaataggaaaaatgtacacatcttcattctgttcaaaagttttcacaccccgcctcttaatgctttgttttttccTGCTGAAGCAtaagtgagcatttgaaccttctgtaatagttgcatatgagtccctcagttcccaatgtgaaaagatggatctcaaaatcattcagtcattgttggaaagggttcaaatacacagaaatgctaaaaaaccaaagaatttgttggacctgaagggcttttttaaataacagtgggcagtttaactgttcaggacaagggactcatgaacaactatcactaaacaataaaacacagatgtggatcatttaggtaacaacacagtattaagaatcaagtgtatgtaaacttttgaattagGTCATTTTTCAATTAAGTCATAattcaatcattattttttcttgtggactatatgagaaatatcttattcaggtcagtactaaataaaaaaataacatgcattttgtataattcctcttattttggtaaaataatgaacattttgcatgtTCTGTATGTAAACGTTCGACTTCAACTGTGTATGTTCATAtacactgctcaaaaacttAAAAGAACACTTAATCATCACAGTGTAACACCAAGTTATTTAAACCTTAGGGATATCATTCTGTGTGGTTATGAAGCATAGTTGATTGTGAATCAGTTTCACCTGCTTTGGTGCAAATGAAAGTGACTTAACTCTGCACTTAGGCTAATACTTCTAGTTTATTCATCGCATTAGAAATTAAAGGTCAAGATGACCACTTTGCATTGTGGGACATAATATTCTGTGCAGTGTGCTTGTGCATATACTGGAAAATATTCTAGACACACCCATACTGAAAATTGGCATAATGTGCATAGTATCCCCGTTTAAATACAACAGAGACCATTacagaatttgtaatgtttttacttAATGGAAATTctggaaactgtaatggtgcCTGTTGATCTCTATTGGTTGATCGCCTTTTATGGTAGACTGTTAAAACtgctaaatcctaatggaatatgtccacttgaacacactacagaaagtcatttttaacagttttaatggttaaatgttgatggtttgtaatggtatttgtagtggaaaccattagtttctgtgatggtttctatagTTTTTTCATCAGGGATATGTACTgcatacaatataaatattacgaAAGGTATGTACGATAGTATGCAGTTCCAAATATAGCGTCAGTATGTGGACTTTGCAGTATGCCAACGTCACTAGGGAAACAAAACAGACTTGCTCTTAAAAACAATTCCCATCATGCCAGCAGAGGGAGATGGGTGAAACAGCCTTCGCCTGTTATCTACACAGTATTCTGATACCACATAAGGTAAGAACAAATACAGATCACTTATTTTGCAATGGGgaagtaaaatatttacagtgaATGTGCTGGACTTCCGCTCCATAAGACACTCTGTCGAATAACTAATGTTagaacaatgtgcagtaaacagtaaaactatttgcactacaaactagtCTATGATGATAATACATTAGGcctaaaataatattatgagaAACACTGTTGTCCTGCTTGATATCCTGCTCAACATCCTGCTCATCAGTTCCACATTTCACTATTAATGCATGAAGCGGAACCGATTCTTTCATCTAAAACCATACTGGCCCAtatctgaacacacacacacacactgggcttccatgttttatggggacattccgtaggcgtaatggtttttatactgtacaaactgtattttctatccctcTACTCTACTCCTCACACAAAACTTTATGCTATTTTAGATTCTCAGCAATTCATTTAGTATGATTTACAGGCTGTTTTCCTCATGGGCACCAAAAATGTCCACATAA
The sequence above is a segment of the Labeo rohita strain BAU-BD-2019 chromosome 7, IGBB_LRoh.1.0, whole genome shotgun sequence genome. Coding sequences within it:
- the ankdd1a gene encoding ankyrin repeat and death domain-containing protein 1A, whose amino-acid sequence is MTMEDGLVSEDDILLRSEKEFHDAAKRNDTEKMQELIRRGVDIKVKNKMDRKALHWAAGAGSEQAVRLLLDHDMEVDDMDSFGMNALLLAAWFGHLSILKILVSTGAKLTCENKNGLNLLHCAAQKGHISILDYIMEDLENVQLNKADKSGKTAFHLAAEHGHLEVVEFLIGMGCARDLKDKEENTALHLAAKQGHSDVLQKIIEIGESIDEKNIDGMTALHLAAEGGHYECIRLLLEAGCNVNELTNSNRTALHLVAQHGSESEVKLLVQAGINLDSVDTQHTSALHLAVLNNSIGIVKDLIDAGCDLDIFDNRLQTALHIAAEHGRQNIAEMILISGVNLNLLDKQGKTSLDVAARGNHVNVVDMIIKADRFYKWEKENVTSDSDSLVGTSLTFKQDHRQETQHIRSVLWKLATKYFKPDEWKTLARHWKFSDAHIRAIEHQWTGTKSYKEHGHRMLLIWLHGVITAGENPIKGLYEGLIGISRIDLAESMRQQANADPSSAKKCSTM